In one Terriglobia bacterium genomic region, the following are encoded:
- a CDS encoding GvpL/GvpF family gas vesicle protein: MAWYAYCITEQHAFSTNGAHARRPFPIPGMKGIAGATVLAYPSGDFAVIASEYERSGALDQTSVLEHARVVSECFRNTTVLPFKFGTVFDSDEALRRAVRANRKAFTESVARLKGKSEMHLKVVVHSLSARDLLPDATLPLAAGSEYLCKLREIASRDRERQSKARAVSVQVHKLFLPLEEEVSCKRVDSGGLLIDIAHLIDSKAVEKYQNRYSAATRQLKNCRVAISGPWPPYHFTPGKLRTVGSNS; this comes from the coding sequence ATGGCATGGTACGCCTACTGCATTACCGAGCAGCATGCGTTTTCGACTAACGGTGCGCACGCCCGCAGGCCCTTCCCTATTCCCGGCATGAAAGGCATCGCCGGCGCAACCGTTCTGGCTTATCCCAGCGGCGATTTCGCCGTCATTGCCAGCGAATACGAACGCAGTGGAGCGCTCGATCAGACATCGGTACTGGAGCACGCCCGCGTGGTCAGCGAGTGTTTCCGCAACACAACGGTGCTGCCCTTCAAGTTCGGCACCGTTTTCGACAGCGACGAAGCCCTGCGCCGCGCCGTGCGCGCCAACCGCAAGGCATTCACCGAAAGCGTGGCCCGCCTCAAAGGTAAGTCGGAAATGCATCTCAAGGTTGTGGTGCACAGCCTCTCCGCGCGCGACTTGCTTCCCGACGCCACTCTTCCACTGGCCGCCGGCAGCGAGTATTTGTGCAAGCTGCGCGAAATCGCCAGCCGCGACCGCGAGCGCCAGAGCAAGGCCCGCGCCGTCTCCGTGCAGGTGCACAAGCTGTTTTTGCCGCTGGAGGAGGAAGTCAGTTGCAAGAGAGTGGATTCCGGCGGCCTGCTGATTGATATTGCCCACCTGATCGACTCCAAGGCCGTGGAAAAATATCAGAACCGCTACAGCGCCGCCACCCGCCAGTTGAAGAATTGCCGCGTCGCCATCAGCGGCCCCTGGCCGCCGTATCACTTCACTCCCGGCAAGCTGCGCACCGTGGGCTCGAACAGCTAG
- the aroE gene encoding shikimate dehydrogenase, whose amino-acid sequence MSAGIASFVPRPLPLRLPRLCVAIAATSAANMIERAESMIRDNPFIEFRLDYLKSPGLALPPIRRFLSYHPAAIAIATCRRTVNGGKFRGSLAAEVDILAKAAASGCRLLDLEIQSASAMKPEDLERLRDQAALILSSHDFRATRKIEHTFARMQQFPADFYKIVTTATTLYDNVAMVKFLEHTRNTHSVIGVCMGEQGIISRVLGLRAGSMWTFAAASRGEETAPGMVAAKTLREVYRIEQLDAATKVYGVAGDPVAHSLSPQMMNAAFRRENVNAVYLALHAKTLADLLKCVREIPIHGLSVTMPYKQEIVQHLDNSDALTQKTGACNTVVRAQDGRLYGFNTDVAGVVQPLEQRMQLPGATVLVLGAGGAARAAVFGLKQRGAEVYILNRTPAPAQKLARQAKAKSIKRSDLKKLSFDVIINATPVGMSGKTSPLQEKEIRAKHVLDMVYSEAETRFVRLARAQGASVIPGTEMFVYQGARQFEIWTGKPAPLAEMQHEVRATLAARARNGDNHKNK is encoded by the coding sequence ATGAGTGCAGGAATCGCCAGCTTCGTTCCGCGGCCATTGCCGCTGCGGCTACCGCGTCTTTGTGTCGCGATCGCCGCCACGTCGGCTGCCAACATGATCGAGCGAGCCGAGTCCATGATTCGTGATAACCCCTTTATTGAGTTTAGGTTAGACTATCTGAAGAGTCCCGGCCTGGCGCTCCCTCCGATCCGGCGCTTTCTGAGCTATCACCCGGCAGCGATAGCCATTGCCACCTGCCGCCGGACGGTGAACGGGGGCAAGTTCCGCGGCTCGCTGGCCGCCGAGGTGGACATACTGGCCAAAGCCGCCGCCAGTGGCTGCCGGTTACTTGACCTCGAGATCCAAAGTGCCTCGGCCATGAAGCCTGAGGATCTGGAGCGACTGCGCGACCAGGCGGCGCTGATCCTGTCCTCCCACGACTTCCGCGCCACCCGCAAAATCGAGCACACCTTCGCCAGGATGCAGCAGTTCCCCGCCGACTTTTACAAGATTGTCACCACCGCCACCACGCTGTACGACAATGTCGCGATGGTGAAGTTCCTGGAACATACCCGCAACACCCACTCCGTGATCGGCGTGTGCATGGGAGAGCAAGGCATCATCAGCCGGGTGCTGGGACTGCGTGCCGGCAGCATGTGGACTTTCGCGGCCGCCAGCCGGGGAGAGGAAACCGCGCCCGGCATGGTCGCCGCCAAGACCCTGCGCGAGGTCTATCGCATCGAGCAACTCGACGCCGCGACCAAGGTTTACGGCGTGGCCGGCGATCCGGTGGCGCACTCCCTGTCGCCGCAGATGATGAACGCCGCGTTCCGCCGGGAAAACGTGAATGCGGTATACCTGGCGCTGCACGCCAAGACGCTCGCCGATCTGCTGAAGTGCGTGCGCGAGATCCCGATCCACGGCCTCAGCGTGACGATGCCCTACAAGCAAGAGATCGTTCAGCATCTTGACAACAGCGACGCGCTCACCCAGAAAACCGGGGCGTGTAACACGGTCGTACGGGCGCAGGACGGCAGGCTTTACGGCTTCAATACCGACGTTGCCGGGGTGGTGCAACCGCTGGAGCAGCGCATGCAACTGCCGGGCGCAACCGTGCTGGTGCTGGGTGCAGGCGGCGCGGCACGGGCCGCCGTCTTCGGGTTGAAGCAGCGCGGCGCCGAAGTTTACATTCTCAACCGCACCCCTGCACCGGCGCAGAAGTTAGCGCGCCAGGCGAAGGCCAAATCCATCAAGCGCAGCGACCTCAAGAAGCTGTCTTTCGACGTGATCATCAACGCCACCCCGGTCGGCATGAGCGGTAAGACTTCGCCGCTCCAGGAGAAGGAAATCCGGGCGAAGCACGTGCTGGACATGGTTTACAGCGAAGCCGAGACGCGTTTTGTCCGCCTCGCCCGCGCGCAGGGCGCCAGCGTCATTCCCGGCACTGAGATGTTCGTTTACCAGGGGGCGCGGCAGTTCGAAATCTGGACCGGCAAACCAGCGCCGCTGGCCGAAATGCAGCACGAGGTGCGTGCCACTCTCGCCGCGCGCGCGCGCAATGGCGATAATCACAAAAACAAATAG